A stretch of the Sphingobacterium thalpophilum genome encodes the following:
- a CDS encoding ABC transporter ATP-binding protein, whose amino-acid sequence MEKAKLDIDRSKSVIEIRNVSKSFGDNHVLRGVNLDLYKEENLVVLGRSGTGKSVLIKLIAGLLRPDEGTINVLGDSVTTLNDRQLRELRLKIGFSFQNSALYDSMTVRENLEFPLVRNKRKLTRSEINYAIEEVLDGVGLSQTINQMPSELSGGQRKRIGIARTLILRPEIMMYDEPTAGLDPITCLDINGLINEVQERYKTASIIITHDLACAKEVGDRIVMLLDGKFERQGSFEEIFDTDDERVKAFYNYNFIL is encoded by the coding sequence ATGGAAAAGGCTAAATTGGATATAGATCGTTCTAAATCGGTTATTGAGATCCGCAATGTCAGCAAGTCATTCGGCGATAATCATGTGCTTAGAGGGGTAAACCTTGATTTATATAAAGAAGAGAACCTTGTCGTGCTTGGAAGATCCGGAACGGGTAAGTCGGTTCTGATCAAGCTGATTGCCGGCCTACTGCGACCTGACGAAGGAACCATCAATGTGCTAGGTGATTCGGTGACCACCTTGAATGACCGTCAGCTGCGTGAATTGCGGCTCAAAATTGGCTTTTCCTTTCAGAACAGTGCCTTGTATGATAGTATGACGGTCCGTGAAAACCTGGAATTTCCGTTGGTGCGCAATAAGCGCAAGCTGACAAGATCAGAGATCAACTATGCTATAGAGGAAGTGCTGGATGGTGTAGGACTGTCACAGACCATTAATCAGATGCCTTCTGAATTATCCGGAGGACAGCGTAAACGGATCGGTATTGCACGCACATTGATCCTTAGACCTGAAATTATGATGTATGACGAGCCTACTGCTGGTCTGGATCCCATTACTTGTCTGGACATCAATGGTCTGATCAATGAAGTTCAGGAACGTTACAAGACCGCTTCCATTATCATCACCCATGATCTGGCCTGCGCAAAGGAGGTGGGCGATCGTATCGTGATGTTGCTGGATGGTAAATTTGAAAGACAGGGATCTTTTGAGGAGATTTTTGATACAGATGACGAACGCGTAAAAGCGTTTTATAATTATAATTTTATTCTATAA
- a CDS encoding SusD/RagB family nutrient-binding outer membrane lipoprotein: MKTTIKPIISVFAVSCLLAMTGCTKDFDQINTNPVTNRSDKFDPNFILSSAQLNYTGSFDMAYDAYRSNFSLAGPFVQALANCTTEWRGDKYLIFEEHTAAYWGTGSVGSYIEQVRNIVDVVEGTRGKEKYKNLHQIARIWRVVVLARITDLYGDVPYSEAGLGYYQKIYLPKYDKQEDIYSSMLKELEEAAAALQTGADKVSGDIIYAGDISKWKRFAHSFMLRLAMRLVKVDETQAKEYAQKAVSNTFTSNEDNAFVRHNEKGARITQNRNSQVLLGDVGSQDYYYGKWSNTFISFLKKSNDPRLGKIAVTNIYTSLSNKNQNENYVSNPAIQKGMPNGKQVDAANGDAFDIRKDPSFTDYPDYSSPNPNMFKRDGITLILTYGQTELLKAEAARRWGIGGTAREHYQNGVKAAITCLNQYDAKLAISDAEAEAFLKANPYNDADGLKQINEQYWAHTNTLFDFYESWNNWKRSGFPVLTPVKHPDNSTGGVIPRRFPYPISEASNNPDHYRVASNSVPGGDTYTGRVWWDKE; encoded by the coding sequence ATGAAAACAACTATTAAACCCATTATATCCGTATTTGCTGTCTCCTGCCTTTTGGCTATGACAGGTTGTACGAAAGATTTTGATCAGATTAATACAAATCCTGTAACCAATCGCTCAGATAAGTTTGATCCCAACTTCATTCTGTCATCTGCTCAACTCAACTACACCGGTAGCTTTGATATGGCCTATGACGCTTACCGGAGTAATTTTTCTTTGGCTGGACCATTTGTCCAGGCCCTGGCAAACTGTACTACGGAATGGCGGGGTGACAAATATCTGATTTTTGAAGAACATACAGCGGCATATTGGGGGACGGGGTCGGTGGGAAGTTATATCGAACAGGTGAGGAATATTGTTGATGTTGTAGAAGGTACCCGTGGCAAGGAAAAATATAAAAATCTGCATCAGATAGCCCGTATCTGGCGAGTAGTGGTGTTGGCGCGAATAACGGATTTATATGGCGATGTACCTTACTCGGAAGCTGGTTTAGGATATTACCAAAAGATTTATCTGCCAAAATATGATAAACAAGAGGATATATACAGCTCGATGTTAAAGGAACTCGAAGAAGCTGCAGCTGCATTACAAACTGGTGCTGATAAGGTTTCCGGAGATATTATTTACGCTGGTGATATTAGCAAGTGGAAGAGGTTTGCGCATTCCTTTATGTTGCGGCTGGCTATGCGCTTGGTGAAAGTGGACGAAACGCAAGCAAAAGAATATGCGCAGAAAGCAGTTTCGAATACGTTTACATCCAATGAAGACAATGCCTTCGTAAGGCATAATGAAAAAGGAGCGCGTATAACGCAAAACCGAAATAGTCAGGTGTTATTGGGAGATGTCGGATCGCAGGATTATTATTACGGAAAATGGTCCAATACCTTTATCTCTTTCTTAAAAAAATCAAATGATCCCAGGCTTGGAAAGATTGCCGTGACCAACATATATACCAGCCTATCCAACAAAAATCAGAATGAAAATTATGTATCGAATCCGGCGATCCAAAAAGGAATGCCTAATGGGAAGCAGGTGGATGCAGCCAATGGGGATGCATTTGATATTCGGAAGGATCCCAGCTTTACGGATTATCCCGACTATTCTTCTCCTAATCCCAATATGTTTAAACGGGATGGTATCACATTGATCTTAACGTATGGTCAGACAGAATTACTGAAAGCAGAGGCCGCAAGACGCTGGGGCATTGGTGGCACAGCGCGGGAGCATTATCAAAATGGGGTGAAGGCAGCAATTACCTGTTTGAATCAATATGACGCGAAATTGGCTATTTCGGATGCAGAAGCCGAGGCTTTTCTGAAAGCAAATCCTTACAATGACGCAGATGGATTGAAGCAAATTAACGAGCAGTATTGGGCACATACCAATACCTTATTTGATTTTTATGAATCTTGGAACAACTGGAAGCGTTCGGGCTTTCCTGTTCTAACACCGGTAAAACATCCTGACAACAGCACGGGAGGGGTAATTCCGAGACGATTCCCGTATCCAATAAGTGAAGCATCCAATAATCCTGACCACTATAGGGTTGCTTCCAACTCTGTGCCCGGCGGGGACACCTATACCGGCCGTGTCTGGTGGGACAAAGAATAA
- a CDS encoding DUF6600 domain-containing protein produces MKNLGNIKYWVLGLIGVASFSSCATSMAQRGGYVGYNNYNSGVSFQMFYDELSPYGQWINDPNYGYVWIPDAGPDFQPYATNGYWTMTDYGNTWVSNYDWGWAPFHYGRWNYNDRYGWGWVPDYEWGPAWVNWRQSSDYYGWAPLGPGMSINVSVNIPMNFWTFVSVNHFMNRNMDRYYVNRRNYNSIYNRTTVINNTTIINNNYYVGGPRRSDIERSTGRSIAVNRITNADRPGSARTSASRTRTGEIAMYRPAVDRNTRSSARPTNVVDVSTRTRNNNSSIADRNNRVISNRDNINSRSGNRELYIDNNGNASIRSRSESNNNGASRGSTSNSRTRDNSSVDRNNVSRQPNNTNYDFRTRTSNSNPTSTSRNRQDGTADNSGVVSSRTRSGQPASQPDQTIRNRGYDNGSRTRSSQPVNQPMQNRGYEGVSRTRSSQPASQPSQPAQTRVQHRGYENTRSRSSAPSVERSTQQGASSSRSRSSESSGRGGGSERSSGGRTR; encoded by the coding sequence ATGAAAAATTTAGGCAACATTAAATATTGGGTATTGGGGTTGATCGGTGTCGCATCTTTTTCAAGTTGCGCAACTTCAATGGCCCAGAGAGGCGGCTATGTAGGTTATAACAACTACAATTCGGGGGTCTCTTTTCAAATGTTCTACGACGAACTTTCGCCTTATGGACAATGGATCAACGATCCAAACTATGGCTATGTCTGGATTCCGGACGCTGGGCCTGATTTTCAGCCCTATGCCACCAATGGTTACTGGACCATGACAGACTACGGCAATACATGGGTATCCAACTACGATTGGGGATGGGCTCCTTTTCACTATGGTCGCTGGAATTACAACGACCGCTATGGTTGGGGTTGGGTCCCCGACTACGAATGGGGACCAGCGTGGGTCAATTGGCGTCAAAGCAGTGATTACTATGGCTGGGCTCCTCTTGGCCCCGGCATGAGCATCAATGTTTCGGTCAATATCCCAATGAACTTCTGGACTTTCGTCTCCGTCAATCATTTCATGAACCGGAACATGGATCGCTATTATGTAAACAGACGCAATTACAACAGCATATACAATAGAACCACGGTAATCAACAATACCACCATCATCAACAACAATTATTATGTGGGAGGTCCAAGAAGGTCAGATATTGAACGTTCGACAGGAAGGAGTATTGCCGTAAACAGAATCACAAATGCGGATAGACCCGGTTCGGCCCGCACGAGTGCAAGTCGCACGAGAACCGGTGAAATCGCCATGTACCGGCCGGCAGTAGACCGCAACACACGTTCGTCGGCACGTCCTACCAATGTGGTTGACGTTTCTACACGAACACGTAACAACAACAGCTCCATCGCCGACCGTAACAATCGCGTCATCTCCAATCGGGACAATATTAATTCGAGATCGGGAAACCGGGAACTGTATATCGATAATAATGGTAATGCTTCGATAAGATCACGTAGCGAAAGTAACAATAATGGCGCAAGCCGCGGTTCTACTAGCAACAGCAGAACCAGAGACAACAGTTCCGTGGACAGAAACAATGTGAGCAGACAGCCCAATAACACGAATTACGATTTTAGAACGCGTACGTCAAATAGCAACCCTACTTCTACCAGTAGAAACAGACAGGACGGCACTGCTGACAACAGTGGAGTTGTCAGCAGCAGAACCCGTTCGGGCCAGCCAGCCTCACAACCTGATCAGACGATACGTAACCGTGGCTATGACAATGGAAGCAGAACGCGCTCCAGTCAGCCCGTAAATCAGCCGATGCAAAACCGAGGCTACGAGGGCGTTAGCAGAACCCGTTCGAGTCAACCGGCTTCGCAGCCGAGTCAACCTGCTCAGACTAGAGTTCAGCATAGAGGCTACGAGAATACCAGAAGCAGATCTTCTGCCCCATCCGTGGAAAGATCGACCCAACAGGGGGCATCCTCTTCAAGAAGCCGGTCGTCCGAAAGTTCAGGCCGGGGTGGCGGTTCGGAAAGATCTTCTGGCGGCAGAACGCGTTGA
- a CDS encoding DUF983 domain-containing protein produces MPTSKFHAMIHSKCPKCHVGNVFEGKVYSLRKQHMNEVCPHCGVKYEVEPGYFYAAMYVSYALSVAEIVSVSVAIAVLSRSESPWVYLAGLAVTILLFAPFNFRYARLILLHFLTPKISYDPRFELALEIQENDRQPENESSK; encoded by the coding sequence ATGCCGACATCTAAATTCCATGCGATGATCCATTCCAAATGCCCCAAATGCCATGTGGGGAACGTATTTGAAGGGAAGGTTTACAGTTTGCGCAAACAGCATATGAATGAGGTGTGCCCGCATTGCGGCGTTAAATATGAGGTCGAACCGGGGTATTTTTATGCAGCCATGTATGTCAGTTATGCGTTGTCCGTGGCCGAAATTGTTTCGGTGTCTGTGGCTATAGCGGTGCTGAGCCGAAGCGAGTCACCATGGGTGTATCTTGCAGGTTTAGCGGTGACGATCTTGCTCTTTGCACCTTTCAATTTCCGGTATGCCCGTCTGATTCTGCTTCATTTTCTGACACCTAAAATAAGCTACGACCCGCGGTTCGAACTGGCTTTGGAAATTCAGGAAAACGATCGGCAACCCGAAAATGAAAGCAGTAAATAA
- a CDS encoding class I SAM-dependent methyltransferase: MTMYRDVYGEALDDYFVHQEEKFPLVLHTSYGDQDEMPVEVFFRDAVDFPELEFIGLSLCDGQVLDVGAGVGSHSLYLQEKGFRVDALELSQPACHIMQQRGVQNIICTDFYEFSGQKYDTLLFLMNGIGIAGDIAGFKKLLQHSQTLLTDRGQLIFDSSDISYLYRDFNIKKPDHYFGEIQYQYEYKGKKGNPFKWLYLDQDTLINISHELGWVVQILYEDENDQYLARMEPKK; encoded by the coding sequence ATGACAATGTATAGAGACGTATATGGTGAGGCACTGGATGACTATTTTGTACATCAGGAAGAAAAATTTCCCCTCGTTCTTCATACGAGCTATGGGGATCAAGACGAAATGCCTGTCGAGGTGTTCTTTAGAGATGCCGTGGATTTCCCGGAGCTCGAATTCATCGGGCTATCGCTATGTGATGGCCAGGTGCTGGATGTCGGTGCCGGTGTAGGCAGTCATAGTCTTTATCTCCAGGAGAAAGGCTTTCGTGTTGACGCTCTGGAATTGAGCCAACCAGCCTGTCATATCATGCAGCAGCGAGGCGTCCAAAATATTATTTGCACGGACTTCTATGAATTCAGTGGCCAAAAATATGATACTCTTCTGTTTCTGATGAACGGCATTGGTATCGCCGGCGATATTGCGGGGTTCAAAAAGCTCCTTCAGCATAGTCAGACCCTATTGACCGACCGCGGGCAGCTTATTTTCGATTCCTCAGATATCAGTTATCTCTATAGGGACTTTAATATTAAAAAGCCCGATCATTATTTTGGAGAAATTCAATACCAATATGAATATAAAGGCAAAAAAGGCAATCCTTTTAAATGGCTGTATTTAGATCAGGATACCCTGATCAACATTTCCCATGAACTGGGCTGGGTCGTTCAAATCTTGTACGAAGATGAAAATGACCAATACCTGGCTCGTATGGAACCAAAAAAATAA
- the pncB gene encoding nicotinate phosphoribosyltransferase, translated as MASITSILDNDFYKFTMQHAVVKLFPKAKARYHFINRGHHKFPEGFDILLRDAVHEMADLRLTKAEKTFFARNCPYIDPTYFDFLQGYRYDPEEVKITQDGPDLEVVIEGYWYRTILWEVPLMSLICELFYESQGLIRARDEEVITTAKEKIEKYKKLRITIADFGTRRRHSYEVHDLVVRTLKQYGEKTFIGTSNVHLAMKYETKPIGTHAHEWFMFHAAKYGYKMANLLGLEHWSDVYRGDLGIALSDTYTTEVFFQQFDKKLAKLFDGVRHDSGDPLEFTDKVVAHYRKNGIDPLSKTIIFSDGLDYDKVERIANYCEGKILHSFGVGTNFTNDVGLKPMNIVIKMTDALPEDELWTPVIKLSDEPMKHTGDEDSIYIAKKVLMIDDDNV; from the coding sequence ATGGCATCAATAACCTCTATATTGGACAACGATTTTTATAAATTCACGATGCAGCATGCTGTGGTCAAGCTATTTCCTAAGGCAAAAGCCCGCTATCATTTCATCAACCGTGGACACCATAAATTTCCGGAGGGATTTGACATCCTTCTACGGGATGCTGTCCACGAAATGGCTGACCTACGGCTCACTAAAGCAGAAAAAACCTTTTTTGCACGCAACTGTCCCTATATTGATCCTACGTATTTCGACTTTTTGCAAGGCTATCGTTACGATCCAGAAGAGGTCAAAATTACGCAGGACGGACCCGACCTGGAAGTCGTCATTGAAGGTTACTGGTACCGCACGATCTTATGGGAAGTACCGCTGATGTCGCTGATCTGTGAGCTTTTCTACGAATCGCAGGGTCTGATCCGGGCCCGCGATGAAGAGGTGATAACTACGGCAAAAGAAAAAATTGAGAAATATAAAAAACTGCGTATTACCATTGCGGATTTCGGTACCCGCAGACGGCATTCTTATGAGGTTCACGACCTTGTCGTGCGCACCTTAAAGCAGTATGGAGAGAAGACCTTTATCGGTACAAGTAACGTTCACCTCGCCATGAAGTATGAAACTAAACCGATCGGCACACATGCCCACGAATGGTTTATGTTTCATGCCGCAAAGTACGGCTACAAAATGGCCAACTTGCTGGGACTGGAGCACTGGTCCGATGTCTACAGGGGTGACCTTGGAATAGCACTTTCGGATACCTATACCACCGAAGTTTTTTTCCAGCAATTTGACAAAAAACTAGCCAAGCTGTTTGACGGAGTACGTCATGACAGTGGCGACCCTTTGGAATTTACGGACAAAGTCGTTGCTCATTACAGAAAGAATGGTATTGATCCGCTATCCAAAACAATTATATTTTCTGACGGGCTAGATTATGACAAAGTTGAGCGGATCGCGAATTATTGCGAAGGGAAGATATTACACTCTTTTGGAGTCGGAACCAATTTCACAAATGACGTTGGTCTTAAGCCCATGAACATTGTCATCAAAATGACGGATGCACTTCCCGAAGATGAGCTCTGGACGCCGGTGATTAAATTATCGGATGAACCGATGAAGCACACCGGAGATGAAGACTCCATTTATATCGCAAAAAAAGTTTTAATGATCGACGATGACAATGTATAG
- a CDS encoding DUF4097 family beta strand repeat-containing protein, giving the protein MKKIRIMIMGMALLFANALQAQVSEQMEGAVPPKPPKAPRGISGSFDRDAKKVWKEIKVPGLGNKLLLKFDNIAIEGYNGKDVLITAKVEERETNERAKGLRVVNGSGLADNSGLGMNIQNNGGVTEISMVGMPLEDSVHVRVPFDLPVSVKGGRGGFFNGGGIEIKDIRAEVEVSSTMGDVKVINITGPLSVKVAQGDVVAQFVQPVKGPISLISAMGAVDVAFPKKFSANVDVKTSMGNIYAADEFQFEKPAEEPKDSFRMSNTVKGKMNGGGQDVILKTSMGDIYIRTQK; this is encoded by the coding sequence ATGAAAAAGATAAGAATAATGATTATGGGAATGGCACTGCTTTTTGCGAACGCATTGCAGGCCCAGGTGAGTGAGCAAATGGAAGGAGCGGTTCCGCCAAAACCGCCCAAAGCGCCGAGGGGAATAAGTGGTTCTTTTGACCGCGACGCAAAAAAGGTCTGGAAAGAGATCAAGGTTCCCGGTTTAGGAAATAAGTTATTGCTGAAATTCGATAACATCGCGATCGAAGGCTATAATGGTAAAGATGTATTGATCACGGCGAAGGTGGAAGAGCGGGAAACAAATGAGCGGGCCAAAGGTTTGCGTGTGGTCAATGGTTCGGGTCTGGCTGACAATTCAGGATTAGGGATGAATATCCAGAACAACGGTGGTGTTACCGAAATTAGCATGGTTGGTATGCCCTTGGAGGATTCAGTACATGTGCGCGTTCCTTTCGATCTGCCCGTGAGTGTAAAAGGAGGCCGTGGTGGATTTTTTAATGGTGGTGGAATTGAAATAAAGGACATCCGCGCTGAAGTGGAGGTTTCCAGTACCATGGGCGATGTCAAAGTCATCAATATTACGGGGCCACTCAGTGTAAAAGTAGCGCAAGGTGATGTGGTCGCCCAATTTGTCCAGCCTGTAAAAGGACCGATTTCGCTTATCTCGGCCATGGGGGCAGTGGATGTGGCTTTCCCTAAAAAATTCAGTGCTAATGTCGACGTGAAAACGTCTATGGGAAATATCTATGCAGCAGATGAATTTCAATTTGAGAAGCCTGCTGAAGAGCCTAAGGACAGCTTCCGGATGTCGAATACTGTAAAAGGCAAAATGAACGGTGGCGGACAGGACGTGATTTTAAAGACATCCATGGGGGATATTTACATCCGAACCCAAAAGTAG
- a CDS encoding MlaD family protein: MSKAENKRAIIVGIFVFLGVLILLAGIFILGSQQKKFTKNIEITTSFPDVAGLKVGSNVWFSGVKVGIIKNIHFKSVQDVEVVLTIEEKSAEYIRKDAVTKLGSDGLIGNKIVVISGGSQNAPTVETGDFLRSAKTADMEAMMETLQVNNENLAKITTDFVEISRGLADGKGMVGAMLTDTSMVNTLRATLLSISAAMNNANKASANLVTLTNSLNSNKGLIHDLTTDTAIFSNLRQSAAQLQGVAQTANALINNLNSASSRLNDKDNAVGVLLNDPASADQIKSAINNLNSSTERLDENMEALQHNFLLRGFFKKKMKEEAKKAEQLKADSAQ; the protein is encoded by the coding sequence ATGAGTAAGGCAGAAAATAAAAGAGCAATCATTGTTGGTATTTTTGTTTTTTTAGGCGTATTGATTCTTTTGGCCGGAATCTTTATTTTGGGCAGCCAGCAAAAGAAATTTACAAAAAATATCGAGATTACCACTTCCTTTCCTGATGTTGCAGGTTTGAAAGTCGGCAGTAACGTCTGGTTTTCGGGGGTTAAAGTGGGAATCATTAAAAATATCCATTTCAAAAGTGTGCAAGACGTGGAAGTGGTGCTGACCATTGAAGAGAAGTCTGCTGAGTATATCCGTAAAGACGCCGTGACCAAATTGGGATCTGACGGTCTGATCGGTAATAAAATTGTGGTTATTTCCGGTGGATCTCAAAATGCGCCTACTGTGGAGACCGGTGATTTTCTGCGCTCGGCCAAAACTGCTGATATGGAAGCGATGATGGAAACATTGCAGGTGAATAATGAGAACCTGGCCAAAATAACAACAGATTTTGTGGAAATCTCGCGTGGTCTGGCGGATGGTAAGGGTATGGTAGGGGCAATGCTGACAGATACCTCCATGGTCAATACTCTGCGTGCCACATTATTGTCTATCAGCGCTGCGATGAATAACGCAAATAAGGCTTCGGCAAATCTGGTGACATTGACCAATTCGTTGAACAGTAACAAAGGCTTAATTCATGATCTGACGACAGATACAGCTATTTTCTCCAATTTGCGTCAGTCGGCTGCGCAGCTGCAGGGTGTCGCGCAGACAGCCAACGCGCTGATCAATAATTTGAATAGCGCGTCGAGCCGTCTAAATGACAAAGATAATGCCGTTGGTGTTCTATTGAATGATCCGGCGTCCGCCGATCAGATCAAATCGGCAATCAATAATTTAAATTCAAGTACAGAAAGATTGGATGAAAATATGGAAGCCCTACAACATAATTTCCTGCTGCGCGGCTTTTTCAAAAAGAAAATGAAAGAAGAAGCCAAAAAAGCAGAGCAGCTGAAGGCAGACAGTGCGCAGTAA
- a CDS encoding MlaE family ABC transporter permease, giving the protein MAKKLQTFFLEFANIHRFLLRFWRELVTPPYEFKEIIRQCYEIGYKSLPLISLTGFIVGFVFTKQSRPSLEEFGATSMLPSLISIAIVRALAPLVTALIASGKVGSQIGAELSSMNVTEQIDAMEVSGTNPYKFLIVSRILATTIGIPVLCFYVAGIGLLGGYLSMMSKDDLSFLSFFTQVFETIAFKDLGAMVLRAVIFGFTIGAVSCYCGYFSSKGTEGVGKAANAAVVASMFFVFIEEIIIVQVLSFFG; this is encoded by the coding sequence ATGGCTAAAAAACTTCAGACTTTTTTTCTAGAATTCGCAAACATTCATCGTTTCTTGTTGCGGTTTTGGCGCGAATTGGTCACTCCACCATATGAATTCAAAGAGATTATCCGTCAGTGCTATGAAATAGGCTATAAATCACTGCCTTTAATCAGTCTGACCGGTTTTATTGTGGGATTTGTATTCACAAAACAATCGCGTCCTTCACTAGAGGAGTTTGGGGCGACCTCAATGTTGCCATCTTTGATTTCCATTGCCATTGTACGGGCACTTGCACCCTTGGTGACGGCGTTGATCGCCTCTGGTAAAGTGGGGTCTCAGATCGGTGCCGAACTCAGTTCAATGAATGTCACGGAGCAGATCGACGCGATGGAAGTCTCCGGGACTAATCCTTATAAATTTTTGATTGTTAGTAGAATTTTAGCTACAACGATTGGAATTCCGGTGCTCTGTTTTTATGTAGCAGGGATCGGTCTATTAGGTGGTTACCTAAGTATGATGAGCAAGGATGATCTCAGTTTTTTGAGTTTTTTCACGCAGGTCTTTGAAACCATTGCATTTAAGGATTTGGGAGCCATGGTGCTTCGTGCTGTAATCTTCGGTTTTACGATAGGCGCGGTGAGCTGCTATTGCGGTTATTTTTCGTCAAAAGGGACAGAAGGTGTCGGAAAGGCAGCCAATGCGGCGGTAGTAGCCTCGATGTTCTTTGTATTTATCGAGGAAATAATTATTGTACAGGTTTTATCGTTCTTTGGATAA
- a CDS encoding DUF4286 family protein, with protein MFLYNVSVIAEEAIHQEIVVWIQDNILQSKKFEVHFLQMLQSPHEGMTYCIQVVLPSEQHIADFQQVHLLPLQELVAETYQNKVFLFDSTMKYLKK; from the coding sequence ATGTTTTTATATAATGTCTCCGTCATAGCGGAAGAAGCAATCCACCAGGAGATTGTCGTCTGGATTCAGGATAATATTCTGCAATCCAAAAAATTTGAGGTTCATTTTCTACAGATGTTGCAGTCACCCCATGAAGGAATGACTTATTGCATACAAGTGGTACTCCCTTCAGAACAACATATTGCGGACTTTCAGCAGGTTCACCTGCTTCCCTTACAGGAGCTTGTTGCAGAAACGTACCAGAACAAGGTCTTCCTTTTTGACAGCACCATGAAGTACTTAAAAAAATAA
- a CDS encoding RluA family pseudouridine synthase: MNKPDITDKDVIYEDNHLIAINKRAGDIVQVDETGDLSLEDMVRAYLKKKYDKPNDAYVGVIHRLDRPVSGMILFAKTSKALERMNKFFQDRSVKKTYFAIVRQRPRNREGKLINWLIRNRQTRVTKAFPREVKGGTYAELDYMLVGELNGFYLLRIEPLTGRTHQIRAQLAAMGCPIVGDNKYGYPRGSSLGSICLHSRSLVFTHPIKKEKTELVASLPKDGFWDKFESLLR, from the coding sequence ATGAATAAACCGGACATTACAGACAAGGATGTAATCTACGAAGATAATCACCTGATTGCCATCAATAAAAGAGCGGGGGATATTGTACAGGTGGATGAAACGGGCGATCTTTCATTGGAAGATATGGTAAGAGCCTATCTAAAGAAGAAATATGATAAACCCAACGATGCCTATGTGGGCGTGATCCATCGTTTGGACAGGCCCGTCAGCGGCATGATCTTATTCGCCAAAACGAGCAAGGCTCTGGAAAGAATGAATAAGTTTTTTCAGGACCGGTCCGTGAAAAAGACTTATTTTGCGATCGTGCGGCAGCGTCCCCGCAACAGGGAGGGGAAATTGATCAACTGGCTGATCCGGAATCGACAGACCCGTGTTACGAAAGCTTTTCCACGTGAGGTAAAAGGCGGTACCTACGCCGAACTCGATTATATGCTTGTTGGTGAGCTCAATGGATTCTACTTACTCCGCATCGAGCCGCTGACAGGACGTACGCACCAGATCCGCGCGCAGTTGGCTGCCATGGGCTGCCCAATTGTTGGGGACAATAAGTATGGGTATCCCCGGGGCAGTTCACTGGGAAGCATCTGTCTTCATTCGCGTTCGCTTGTGTTTACACATCCCATCAAAAAAGAAAAGACGGAACTGGTTGCATCGCTGCCCAAGGATGGTTTTTGGGATAAATTTGAATCCCTGCTGCGCTAA
- a CDS encoding RNA polymerase sigma factor, whose amino-acid sequence MQDQLSDKDLLAMCQSGNELGFAQLYHRYAKKIFSSIYRVLSNQEESEDVLQETFVEFFSRPDKWEAVLSVEAWLRRMGVNKAISLLRKNKQYFSPIEDLEIRDEGEDELLEKEWRECQLTDLEAVIDQLTGVPKMVVNLYLFEDMSHDEVADTLGMTAVAVRSQYHRAKKKIYEQLKERYNYAG is encoded by the coding sequence GTGCAGGATCAACTTAGCGATAAAGATTTATTAGCGATGTGCCAATCGGGCAATGAGTTGGGCTTTGCACAGCTTTATCATCGCTATGCGAAGAAGATTTTTAGTTCGATCTATCGGGTTTTGTCTAATCAGGAAGAGAGCGAAGATGTATTGCAGGAGACCTTTGTAGAGTTTTTCTCAAGGCCAGACAAATGGGAGGCCGTGCTTAGTGTCGAAGCTTGGCTGCGCCGGATGGGTGTCAATAAAGCGATTTCTTTATTGCGCAAGAATAAGCAGTATTTTTCACCGATAGAAGATCTGGAGATTCGGGACGAAGGCGAAGATGAATTGCTGGAAAAAGAATGGCGGGAATGTCAGCTGACGGATCTCGAAGCCGTGATCGATCAATTGACAGGCGTGCCAAAAATGGTGGTCAACCTGTATCTTTTTGAAGATATGAGTCACGATGAGGTTGCCGACACCTTGGGAATGACAGCGGTTGCTGTGCGTAGCCAATATCATCGTGCGAAAAAGAAAATTTATGAACAACTGAAGGAGAGGTATAATTATGCGGGATAA